In the genome of Bacillus horti, the window ATGATCAATAGGTTAAATAAATATCGTAATATAACATCGCTGCTTCTTTTAATCTTAGGGTTTGGCCTGAGCTTTTTATTTCTGGCTCTGGCAATGGAGACCCTGCCTATGAGTACAGCCTATGCTGTTTGGACAGGGATAGGTGCATCAGGTGGAGCAATCATAGGGATGGTACTTTATGGTGAGCCTAAGACTTGGCCACGAGTCCTGTTCATTTCAATGATCTTAGGGGCGGCTGTGGGCTTG includes:
- a CDS encoding DMT family transporter; amino-acid sequence: MDWAFLVLAGIFEMFGVAMINRLNKYRNITSLLLLILGFGLSFLFLALAMETLPMSTAYAVWTGIGASGGAIIGMVLYGEPKTWPRVLFISMILGAAVGLKLFS